A window of the Hypomesus transpacificus isolate Combined female chromosome 22, fHypTra1, whole genome shotgun sequence genome harbors these coding sequences:
- the LOC124484725 gene encoding FAST kinase domain-containing protein 5, mitochondrial, translated as MYARVLYQHGARFCHPSLAIYREVFWEQHRHRTVAGRNEEEGRDVLLLPQRADCNVDYTLQYNPSSYQYPQHDSGTSLSRVEVEEETDQTTLIPPFRQQSNHYSVSSSRHLSSSKNTLLDLAFNRNSGGKKAGNASQYQTETLTPDIKGNPRAFQRCRPEYAAISLDLSQRPPPIQSKQAFLLLHKVTILKGSMEPSNVTDFLCKLGHLHHDQTPLVRGDTRFIMLLRYAVENLQYFTHTQLLEVLQSFVWLGLPSTHSMLGLYETELALRAGEMTVHQLLLAADLWRSLRRSVPQYLERLFHCISLNLKQVGVPELVQLLYIMGEGRWCPKELVNPIEQLLIKYVEMLEPEEIGVVCLGLFKSQTSLSVGVVNRLVDKAVSAVKDMSDFALVNVLKLLRFSYLDHRAWLEAMEQEVPCRTPGMGVQGLMHIALACSALHYRNDHILLAIAERLPLLASHCRSKDSGKLLWAFGTLGVQPSQCPSLYPSLLEALRQRETEFQRYPEHLLTGLLGLAFVCIFPEDLLVLALSPEFVSLATISKQLDLKKDLFTLDGTVALEFPHWTGPRLSRQLKEEVEEMLWNFAQSDVCKKDEVLEAESVLGELLGGEEFVKKRMIIPHTRSIDLEVHLDSTGKPVVLATSNLTSSLERSTSSSKCSAGWERISTGVTLTEDLMAQLTNNKKSKELKPANLTPQRFPFRRMEPDEGGRLFSIGVELSDGLVESLTKPSSSSSASRDLPLLKGAPVKLAIQVSNRNHYCYRSQQLLGLHTMKRRQLELVGYRVVELPHWEWFPLLRRSRAEKLAYLHCKVFSRLE; from the coding sequence ATGTATGCCAGGGTTCTGTATCAACATGGGGCCAGGTTTTGCCACCCATCCCTGGCCATTTACAGGGAGGTATTCTGGGAACAGCATCGACATAGAACCGTGGCTGGTCgtaatgaggaggaggggagagatgtgtTACTGTTACCGCAGCGAGCAGATTGCAATGTGGATTACACATTGCAGTACAACCCTTCCTCATATCAATACCCCCAGCATGATTCTGGGACCTCCTTGAGCAGagtagaggtggaggaggaaaccGACCAGActaccctcatccctcccttcagACAGCAGAGTAACCACTACAGTGTCAGCTCATCACGTCATCTGTCTAGCTCCAAGAACACACTACTAGACCTGGCTTTTAACAGAAACTCTGGCGGTAAGAAGGCAGGAAATGCTTCTCAATATCAGACTGAAACCCTAACCCCTGATATCAAAGGCAACCCACGCGCGTTCCAGAGATGTCGCCCCGAATACGCCGCAATAAGCCTTGACCTCTCCCAGCGACCTCCCCCTATCCAATCCAAACaggcctttctccttctccacaaAGTTACCATCCTCAAAGGCAGCATGGAGCCTTCAAATGTGACTGACTTCCTCTGTAAACTAGGCCACCTGCACCACGACCAGACCCCATTAGTGAGGGGAGACACACGTTTTATAATGCTGCTTCGCTATGCTGTAGAAAACCTGCAATACTTCACCCATACCCAGCTACTTGAAGTACTGCAGTCCTTTGTGTGGCTTGGCCTTCCCTCAACGCACAGCATGCTAGGGCTGTATGAAACTGAGCTTGCCCTTAGGGCAGGGGAAATGACTGTCCACCAGCTACTACTAGCTGCAGACCTATGGCGCAGCCTGAGAAGGTCTGTACCTCAGTACCTGGAGCGCCTTTTCCACTGCATTAGCCTGAACTTAAAACAGGTTGGTGTACCTGAGCTTGTCCAACTTCTGTATATCATGGGAGAGGGCAGGTGGTGCCCCAAAGAGTTGGTAAATCCCATAGAACAGCTCCTGATAAAATATGTGGAAATGCTAGAGCCCGAGGAGATAGGTGTGGTGTGCTTGGGTCTCTTTAAGTCCCAGACATCACTTTCGGTTGGGGTAGTGAATCGCTTGGTGGATAAGGCTGTCTCTGCGGTGAAAGACATGAGCGACTTTGCCCTGGTCAATGTACTGAAGCTGCTGCGGTTTAGTTACCTGGATCACAGGGCATGGCTGGAGGCCATGGAGCAGGAGGTTCCTTGTCGCACCCCTGGAATGGGCGTCCAAGGTCTAATGCATATAGCACTGGCCTGCTCTGCCTTGCATTATCGCAATGACCACATCCTATTAGCCATAGCCGAGAGGCTACCGTTATTGGCgtcacactgtaggagcaaagaTTCCGGTAAGCTGCTTTGGGCCTTTGGTACCCTGGGAGTTCAGCCCAGCCAATGCCCCAgtctgtaccccagcctctTAGAGGCactcagacaaagagagactgaATTCCAGCGTTACCCAGAGCACCTCCTGACAGGCCTCCTAGGCCTAGCCTTTGTTTGTATATTTCCTGAGGACTTGTTAGTGTTAGCATTGAGCCCTGAGTTTGTTAGCTTAGCAACCATATCCAAGCAGCTGGACCTGAAGAAAGACTTGTTTACATTAGATGGTACAGTAGCTCTTGAGTTTCCTCACTGGACTGGGCCGAGATTGAGTCGACAACTAAAGGAAGAGGTGGAAGAAATGCTTTGGAACTTTGCCCAGTCTGACGTTTGTAAAAAAGATGAAGTTTTAGAGGCCGAGAGTGTTCTAGGAGAATTACTTGGAGGGGAAGAATTTGTTAAAAAACGAATGATTATCCCTCACACACGCTCCATTGACCTCGAAGTCCATCTTGACTCTACTGGTAAACCTGTGGTCTTGGCAACAAGTAATCTCACATCCTCTCTGGAGAGGAGCACATCTTCTTCCAAATGTTCTGCAGGTTGGGAGAGAATCAGCACAGGGGTTACACTTACTGAGGACCTCATGGCTCAACTCACTAACAACAAAAAGAGCAAAGAACTCAAACCCGCAAATTTGACACCCCAGAGGTTCCCCTTTCGAAGGATGGAACCTGATGAGGGGGGGCGGCTGTTCAGCATCGGTGTGGAGTTGTCCGATGGCCTCGTAGAGTCTCTTACCAAACCTAGTAGTTCAAGTTCCGCCTCCAGAGACTTGCCCTTGCTTAAAGGGGCTCCTGTCAAACTGGCCATTCAAGTGTCCAACAGGAACCATTACTGCTACCGCTCCCAGCAGCTGTTGGGACTCCATACCATGAAAAGGAGGCAGTTGGAGCTAGTTGGGTACAGGGTGGTTGAACTGCCCCATTGGGAATGGTTTCCCTTGCTTAGGAGAAGCCGTGCTGAGAAACTGGCCTATCTCCACTGCAAGGTTTTCAGTAGACTTGAGTGA
- the LOC124484211 gene encoding uncharacterized protein LOC124484211 encodes MGKCSFKESWLEHIDFRCWLVAVPSSRYEARCKLCLKNIKLGTLGVKALESHARAEKHKVAIKCLQRTQPISEFCASPLPSLPSSSSMPGPSGLQRNIAAPSNDLRATFGSTDTSKAEVLWILHTVTKHHSFNSNSEIGDLFRVMFPDSVIAKTFTCGPNKIAYVARFGLGEFIKRELIRSITGPYVVMFDESLNQTTKTKQLDVHVRFWNNGNVKSRYLGSQFMGHGTARDLLKHVKESLDQLDCSRLMSVSMDGPNVNFKFLELLQLDHAENYGGAQLVSVGSCGLHTLHNAFKAGFSMWHVDKLLKAMHTLFHHVPARREDYVRVTKSTVFPQPFCGHRWLENLPVIERALAVWPSLQLYLDAVHRKELPNPKTASFDTIEAAHNDPLTITRMHFFMTVARTFDPFMRKYQTDEPVMPFFGKDLAELLKSLLRRFVKRPVLQDITALQLTTLDLSDKNLLLFPQKVDIGLGAEEALKGIPLSNSLSLSCLLRQGTKNFSTSSHLRTD; translated from the exons atgggaaagtgtagTTTCAAAGAGTCATGGCTAGAGCACATcgatttccgctgttggttaGTAGCGGTACCCAGCTCCAGGTACGAGGCTCGCTGTAAACTATGTctaaaaaatattaaattagGGACTCTGGGTGTGAAGGCGCTGGAGTCACACGCAAGAGCGGAGAAACACAAAGTAGCCATAAAATGCCTTCAGCGGACACAACCAATTAGTGAGTTTTGTGCCTCACCCCTGCCTTCCCTGCCGTCTTCCTCCTCAATGCCGGGCCCCTCCGGTCTCCAGCGCAATATCGCAGCTCCCTCGAACGACCTTCGGGCTACTTTTGGATCGACTGATACGTCGAAAGCCGAGGTGCTGTGGATACTGCACACGGTGACTAAACATCACTCATTTAATAGCAACAGTGAGATTGGCGATCTTTTCCGAGTGATGTTCCCTGATTCGGTAATTGCGAAGACGTTCACTTGCGGGCCCAACAAGATCGCCTATGTGGCAAGATTTGGATTGGGGGAGTTCATAAAGAGGGAATTGATTCGTTCCATAACCGGGCCGTATGTCGTAATGTTCGACGAAAGTCTTAACCAGACCACCAAGACCAAGCAACTTGACGTCCACGTTCGTTTCTGGAATAATGGCAATGTAAAGTCGAGGTACCTGGGTTCACAGTTCATGGGACATGGGACAGCGCGGGACCTACTGAAACATGTCAAA GAGTCTTTGGATCAATTGGACTGCAGCAGGCTGATGTCAGTCTCCATGGATGGGCCTAATGTTAACTTTAAGTTTTTAGAGCTCCTCCAGCTTGACCATGCTGAGAACTACGGGGGTGCACAACTGGTGTCCGTTGGCAGCTGTGGGCTCCACACACTGCATAATGCCTTCAAGGCTGGCTTTTCGATGTGGCATGTGGACAAGCTACTAAAGGCAATGCACACATTATTCCACCATGTTCCAGCGAGGAGGGAGGACTACGTAAGAGTCACCAAGTCCACAGTGTTCCCTCAGCCATTCTGCGGCCATCGGTGGCTGGAAAACCTTCCGGTTATCGAGAGGGCTCTGGCGGTCTGGCCATCTCTCCAGCTATACCTGGATGCTGTGCACAGAAAAGAGCTGCCAAACCCCAAGACGGCATCATTTGACACCATTGAAGCAGCCCACAACGATCCTTTAACCATCACAAGGATGCACTTCTTCATGACAGTGGCCAGGACCTTTGATCCATTCATGAGGAAGTACCAAACAGACGAACCTGTGATGCCTTTCTTTGGCAAAGACTTGGCTGAGTTGCTTAAG AGTCTACTGAGGCGCTTTGTTAAAAGGCCGGTCCTGCAAGACATCACTGCCCTTCAGCTTACCACACTGGACCTGTCTGACAAGAACTTGCTCCTCTTCCCACAGAAGGTTGACATCGGCTTGGGTGCTGAGGAAGCTCTCAAG GGGATACCATTGTCCAACAGTTTGAGTCTTTCCTGTCTGTTGAGGCAAGGAACGAAGAACTTCTCAACTTCCAGCCATTTGAGAACCGACTAG
- the LOC124484351 gene encoding zinc finger MYM-type protein 1-like, whose amino-acid sequence MHHLSEKIKKHELSKTHMDSCLRLSALGRVNIATQLDEGYRLAVRRHNDEVSKNRHILSRLIQCLDEVFDDHLKNAKVFKGTSKTIQNELLECMLAVMREHIVEEVKSANFVAIQADETTDVSTQTQLVLVLRYMDSNHKVQECFFEFLPISESTSVSIASVLLERLNGLFADDEKVKLIAQAYDGASVMRGEKAGVQQKVREHFKNAHYVHCYAHQLNLIMQQATSRIKKVNIFFSDLSGIATFFSRSPKRTSILDQTVARRLPRASSTRWNFNSRVVNTVYENRDDLIECFEAIRTGSLGSFDQPTVREASGYVRMLHDEDFIFFLGLFHEIMLHVDILYQKLQKKDIDAVFIKRALDSFTSSVQAIRDSSQQQLQEPTGAKRPRTALREEEKQRLSEEVCNTILDHTKERFSFSGHLVSATFLQADMFERYCHSFPDEALNATVNAYPMLSKAKLKTELFLIYENPEFKGCCGALALYQVLMSYNLQETWELVLSKPDFNEKVIDRFAALKERRAQFQYK is encoded by the exons ATGCACCATCTTTCAGAAAAGATTAAGAAACATGAGCTGTCAAAGACCCACATGGATAGCTGTTTGAGATTGTCTGCTTTGGGGAGAGTGAACATTGCCACTCAACTGGATGAGGGATACAGGCTAGCTGTCCGCCGCCACAACGATGAGGTTAGCAAAAACCGCCACATCCTCAGCCGGCTAAtccagtgt TTAGATGAGGTGTTTGATGACCATCTTAAAAATGCTAAAGTTTTCAAGGGCACATCAAAGACCATTCAAAACGAGCTACTGGAGTGTATGCTAGCGGTCATGAGGGAACATATTGTGGAGGAGGTGAAGTCGGCGAACTTCGTAGCTATCCAAGCTGACGAGACCACGGATGTTtctacacagacacagctggtgCTTGTGCTGAGGTACATGGATAGCAACCACAAAGTGCAGGAGTGCTTTTTTGAGTTCCTTCCCATCTCGGAATCAACCTCAGTCTCAATAGCCAGTGTGCTTTTGGAGAGACTGAACGGTCTTTTTGCCGACGACGAGAAGGTCAAACTCATTGCGCAAGCTTACGATGGAGCCAGTGtgatgaggggagagaaggcTGGTGTGCAGCAAAAGGTGCGTGAGCATTTCAAGAATGCCCATTACGTGCATTGCTATGCGCATCAGCTGAATTTGATCATGCAGCAAGCTACTTCTCGCATAAAAAAAGTGAACATTTTCTTTTCTGATCTGAGCGGGATTGCAACTTTTTTTTCTCGGTCACCCAAACGCACCAGCATTCTTGACCAGACTGTTGCACGAAGACTGCCCAGAGCTTCATCCACACGGTGGAACTTCAACAGCAGAGTCGTGAACACTGTCTACGAGAATCGAGACGACCTCATAGAATGTTTTGAAGCCATCCGGACGGGTTCATTGGGTTCATTTGACCAGCCCACCGTGAGAGAGGCATCTGGCTACGTGAGGATGCTACATGATgaagattttatttttttcctggGGCTTTTTCACGAAATCATGCTTCACGTCGACATTCTGTACCAAAAGCTACAGAAGAAGGACATCGATGCTGTCTTCATCAAACGTGCCCTCGACAGCTTCACAAGCAGTGTGCAGGCCATAAG GGACTCCTCTCAACAGCAGCTGCAAGAACCAACAGGAGCCAAAAGACCCAGAACTGctttgagagaagaggagaagcagaggCTGTCTGAAGAGGTCTGCAACACCATTCTGGATCACACCAAAGAAAGGTTCTCTTTCTCTGGCCACCTTGTGAGTGCTACCTTCCTGCAAGCAGACATGTTTGAAAGGTACTGCCATTCATTTCCTGATGAGGCTCTGAATGCCACTGTGAATGCATACCCCATGCTGAGCAAGGCAAAGCTCAAGACAGAACTCTTTCTGATCTATGAGAATCCTGAATTCAAGGGCTGCTGTGGTGCACTGGCACTGTACCAGGTTCTCATGAGCTACAACCTCCAGGAGACGTGGGAACTAGTCCTCAGCAAGCCTGATTTCAATGAGAAAGTCATTGACCGCTTTGCTgcattgaaagagagaagagcaCAGTTTCAGTACAAGTAA